A window of the Megalopta genalis isolate 19385.01 chromosome 2, iyMegGena1_principal, whole genome shotgun sequence genome harbors these coding sequences:
- the LOC117219388 gene encoding MKI67 FHA domain-interacting nucleolar phosphoprotein: MKIKKKSNAVRVPPVKKAIKIKRKSLDIVGESTVSKALRNVKKVLKDKSVDSTKQVPTLQVKSRRRRSTKKIIKIKAKPAKGIVYLGHIPHGFYEEQMRNYFKQFGNVTRVRVSRSRNTGKSRGYGYIEFENADVAKIAAETMNNYLMCGRLMKATCIPPEKQHSRFFIGTPWTSEDYPKLRSRNTANELRDTSITNDSSFVQSTKAKLSALEKKLKDKGIDLKFKTSN, from the exons atgaaaattaaaaaaaaatcaaacgCAGTCAGGGTTCCACCTGTGAAGAAAGCTATAAAAATCAAACGCAAATCATTGGATATCGTAGGGGAATCGACAGTATCGAAGGCGTTGAGGAATGTGAAAAAAGTTTTGAAG GACAAAAGTGTAGACTCGACGAAACAGGTTCCAACGTTACAAGTTAAATCACGTAGACGTAGATCAACGAagaaaataatcaaaataaaagcgaaaccTGCGAAAGGTATAGTCTACTTGGGTCATATTCCTCATGGCTTTTATGAAGAACAAATGAGAaactattttaaacaatttgGTAATGTAACCAGGGTGCGAGTTTCAAGGTCAAGGAAT ACTGGTAAAAGTCGTGGTTATGGGTATATTGAATTCGAAAATGCAGATGTAGCAAAAATAGCTGCAGAAACAATGAACAACTACCTAATGTGTGGTAGATTAATGAAAG CTACATGTATTCCACCAGAGAAGCAACATTCCCGCTTCTTTATTGGAACTCCATGGACAAGCGAAGATTATCCAAAACTAAGAAGTAGAAATACTGCAAATGAATTAAGAGACACAAGCATTACAAATGATAGCAGTTTTGTACAGAGTACAAAAGCAAAACTGTCAGCATTAGAAAAGAAATTGAAAGACAAGGGCATTGACCTCAAATTTAAAACAAGTAACTAA